In Streptomyces chartreusis NRRL 3882, the following are encoded in one genomic region:
- a CDS encoding ECF subfamily RNA polymerase sigma factor, BldN family codes for MYPHVGVDASGLATLRATVLDLLRGFVPTAYAGPAFATAAPVGPCYALADGSAAVGRRGRPSGAAATARRPAADSDSARMMDLVERAQAGEADAFGRLYDQYSDTVYRYIYYRVGGKATAEDLTSETFLRALRRIGTFTWQGRDFGAWLVTIARNLVADHFKSSRFRLEVTTGEMLDANEVERSPEDSVLESLSNAALLDAVRRLNPQQQECVTLRFLQGLSVAETARVMGKNEGAIKTLQYRAVRTLARLLPEDAR; via the coding sequence GTGTACCCACACGTCGGGGTTGACGCCTCGGGCCTGGCTACGCTGCGCGCAACGGTCCTCGACCTGTTGCGCGGCTTCGTCCCCACCGCGTACGCCGGCCCCGCATTCGCCACCGCCGCGCCCGTAGGCCCTTGCTATGCACTGGCCGACGGCAGCGCCGCGGTCGGCAGACGAGGGCGCCCGTCCGGCGCGGCCGCCACCGCCCGACGGCCGGCGGCGGACAGCGACAGCGCCCGCATGATGGACCTCGTGGAGCGCGCCCAGGCCGGCGAGGCCGACGCCTTCGGCCGTCTCTACGACCAATACAGCGACACCGTCTACCGGTACATCTACTACCGGGTCGGAGGAAAGGCGACCGCCGAGGACCTCACCAGCGAGACCTTTCTGCGGGCACTGCGCCGCATCGGCACGTTCACCTGGCAGGGCCGTGACTTCGGCGCCTGGCTGGTCACCATCGCCCGGAACCTCGTCGCGGACCACTTCAAGTCCAGCCGCTTCCGCCTCGAGGTCACCACCGGCGAGATGCTCGACGCCAACGAGGTCGAGCGCTCCCCCGAGGACTCCGTCCTGGAGTCCCTCTCCAACGCCGCCCTGCTCGACGCCGTACGGCGGCTCAACCCCCAGCAGCAGGAGTGCGTGACACTCCGCTTCCTCCAGGGCCTCTCCGTCGCCGAGACCGCCCGCGTCATGGGCAAGAACGAGGGCGCCATCAAGACCCTCCAGTACCGGGCCGTGCGCACCCTCGCCCGGCTCCTCCCGGAAGACGCCCGCTGA
- a CDS encoding HAD family hydrolase, with protein sequence MAALGWLTPRRRSATARSVLAGEASAEAARKSSQEAAGTTEEPQFPVHGDDRAAAFFDLDNTVMQGAALFHFGRGLYKRKFFETRDLARFAWQQAWFRLAGVEDPEHMQEARDSALSIVKGHRVAELQSIGEEIYDEYMAERIWPGTRALAQAHLDAGQRVWLVTAAPVEIAQVIARRLGLTGALGTVAESVDGVYTGKLVGEPLHGPAKAEAVRALAAAEGLDLGRCAAYSDSHNDIPMLSLVGHPYAINPDSKLRKHARDLDWRLRDYRTGRKAAKVGIPAAAGVGAVAGGTAAAIALHRRRR encoded by the coding sequence ATGGCCGCTCTCGGATGGCTCACTCCCCGTAGGCGCTCCGCCACGGCGCGGAGCGTTTTGGCAGGCGAGGCCTCGGCGGAGGCTGCCCGCAAGTCCTCACAGGAGGCCGCCGGCACGACCGAGGAACCGCAGTTCCCGGTCCACGGCGACGACCGTGCCGCCGCCTTCTTCGACCTGGACAACACCGTCATGCAGGGCGCCGCCCTCTTCCACTTCGGACGGGGCCTGTACAAACGGAAGTTCTTCGAGACGCGCGACCTCGCCCGGTTCGCCTGGCAGCAGGCGTGGTTCCGGCTGGCCGGGGTCGAGGACCCCGAACACATGCAGGAGGCCCGCGACTCGGCCCTGTCGATCGTCAAGGGCCACCGCGTCGCCGAGCTCCAGTCGATCGGCGAGGAGATCTACGACGAGTACATGGCCGAGCGCATCTGGCCCGGCACCCGCGCCCTGGCCCAGGCCCACCTGGACGCCGGCCAGCGGGTATGGCTGGTGACGGCCGCCCCCGTGGAGATCGCCCAGGTCATCGCCCGCCGCCTCGGCCTGACCGGCGCCCTCGGCACGGTCGCCGAGTCCGTCGACGGCGTCTACACCGGCAAACTCGTCGGCGAACCGCTGCACGGCCCCGCGAAGGCCGAGGCGGTCCGCGCCCTGGCCGCGGCCGAGGGCCTGGACCTCGGCCGCTGCGCCGCCTACAGCGACTCGCACAACGACATCCCGATGCTGTCCCTGGTCGGCCACCCCTACGCCATCAACCCGGACTCCAAGCTGCGCAAGCACGCCCGCGACCTGGACTGGCGCCTGCGCGACTACCGCACCGGCCGCAAGGCGGCCAAGGTCGGCATCCCGGCCGCGGCGGGCGTGGGCGCGGTGGCCGGCGGCACGGCGGCGGCGATCGCCCTGCACCGCCGTCGCCGCTGA
- a CDS encoding glutaredoxin family protein, with translation MSPLFRRRPPRDRLVTLIRKPGCHLCDDAQVVVEKVCGDLGVPWEQKDITEDRELHAQYWEQIPVVLVDGRQHTFWRVNEDRLRKALTD, from the coding sequence ATGAGTCCCCTCTTTCGTCGCAGGCCCCCTCGGGACCGGCTCGTCACCCTGATCCGCAAGCCCGGCTGTCATCTGTGTGATGACGCACAGGTCGTTGTGGAGAAGGTGTGCGGTGATCTGGGAGTCCCCTGGGAGCAGAAGGACATCACCGAGGATCGGGAACTGCACGCCCAGTACTGGGAACAGATCCCGGTCGTGCTGGTGGACGGCAGGCAGCACACGTTCTGGCGCGTGAACGAGGACCGCCTGCGCAAGGCGCTCACCGACTGA
- a CDS encoding redox-sensing transcriptional repressor Rex codes for MATGRTHRPATRSRGIPEATVARLPLYLRALTALSERSVPTVSSEELAAAAGVNSAKLRKDFSYLGSYGTRGVGYDVEYLVYQISRELGLTQDWPVVIVGIGNLGAALANYGGFASRGFRVAALIDADPAMAGKPVAGIPVQHSDDLEKIIQDNGVSIGVIATPAGAAQAVCDRLVAAGVTSILNFAPTVLSVPDGVDVRKVDLSIELQILAFHEQRKAGEEAAASDGGVPATAARSDSADQGPDGDMPAVMPA; via the coding sequence GTGGCAACTGGCCGAACTCACCGACCGGCGACCCGCAGCCGAGGGATTCCCGAGGCCACCGTCGCCCGGCTTCCGCTGTACCTCCGCGCTCTGACCGCGCTGTCGGAGCGCTCGGTGCCCACGGTCTCCTCCGAGGAGCTCGCGGCCGCGGCGGGGGTCAACTCCGCGAAGCTGCGCAAGGACTTCTCCTACCTCGGCTCCTACGGGACCCGGGGCGTCGGCTACGACGTCGAGTATCTCGTCTACCAGATCTCCCGCGAACTGGGCCTCACCCAGGACTGGCCGGTCGTGATCGTCGGTATCGGTAACCTCGGCGCCGCCCTGGCCAACTACGGCGGGTTCGCCTCCCGCGGCTTCCGGGTCGCCGCGCTGATCGACGCCGACCCGGCCATGGCGGGCAAGCCCGTCGCCGGGATCCCCGTGCAGCACTCCGACGACCTGGAGAAGATCATCCAGGACAACGGCGTGTCGATCGGCGTCATCGCCACCCCCGCCGGTGCCGCCCAGGCCGTCTGCGACCGGCTCGTGGCCGCCGGTGTCACCTCCATCCTGAACTTCGCGCCGACCGTGCTCTCCGTGCCGGACGGCGTGGACGTGCGCAAGGTCGACCTCTCCATCGAGCTGCAGATCCTCGCCTTCCACGAGCAGCGCAAGGCCGGCGAGGAGGCCGCCGCCTCCGACGGCGGCGTCCCGGCCACCGCAGCGCGCAGCGACTCCGCCGACCAGGGGCCCGACGGGGACATGCCCGCCGTGATGCCGGCATGA
- a CDS encoding NAD-dependent epimerase/dehydratase family protein has protein sequence MGKVVLVTGVARQLGGRFVRRIQRDPEVDRVVAVDAVPPEHHLGGADFVQADIRQPGIARVLAETGADTIVHLDVTGTPLGSGNRASLKETNVIGTMQLLGACQKSPSVRRLVVKSSTNVYGSAPRDPAVFTETTPPKSLPSGGFAKDTVEVEGYVRGFARRRPDVAVCVLRFANILGPTADTPLASYFALPVLPTVFGYDPRLQFVHEDDVIEVLRIASHEPRRGTLNSGTFNIAGDGVLLLSQCSRRLGRPTVPLLLPAVTWAGSLVRTLGMTDFSPEQIRLLTHGRVVATGQMRETLGFQPKYTTAETFADFARSQGPGLLPPEALAGAVDRIAALPLAGGGHPPTQSAN, from the coding sequence TTGGGCAAGGTCGTGCTCGTGACCGGTGTGGCCCGCCAGCTGGGGGGCCGCTTCGTACGGCGGATCCAGCGTGACCCCGAGGTGGACCGGGTCGTCGCCGTGGACGCGGTGCCGCCCGAGCACCATCTGGGTGGCGCGGACTTCGTCCAGGCCGACATCCGGCAGCCCGGAATCGCGCGCGTGCTGGCCGAGACGGGCGCCGACACGATCGTCCACCTGGACGTGACGGGCACGCCGCTGGGCAGCGGCAACCGGGCGTCCCTGAAGGAGACCAACGTCATCGGCACCATGCAGCTGCTCGGTGCCTGCCAGAAGTCCCCGAGCGTGCGGCGGCTGGTCGTGAAGTCCAGCACCAACGTCTACGGGTCGGCGCCCCGCGACCCGGCCGTCTTCACCGAGACGACCCCGCCCAAGTCCCTGCCCAGCGGCGGCTTCGCCAAGGACACGGTGGAGGTCGAGGGCTATGTCCGCGGCTTCGCGCGCCGCCGGCCCGACGTGGCGGTGTGCGTGCTGCGGTTCGCCAACATCCTGGGCCCGACCGCGGACACCCCGCTCGCCTCGTACTTCGCGCTGCCGGTCCTGCCGACGGTGTTCGGCTACGACCCGCGGCTTCAGTTCGTGCACGAGGACGATGTGATCGAGGTGCTGCGGATCGCCTCGCACGAGCCGCGGCGGGGCACGCTCAACAGCGGCACCTTCAACATCGCCGGTGACGGCGTGCTGCTGCTCTCGCAGTGCTCCCGGCGCCTCGGGCGCCCCACCGTGCCCCTGCTGCTCCCGGCCGTCACGTGGGCGGGCTCGTTGGTGCGTACGCTGGGGATGACGGACTTCTCGCCCGAGCAGATCAGGCTGCTCACCCACGGCCGGGTCGTGGCCACGGGCCAGATGCGCGAGACGCTGGGATTCCAGCCCAAGTACACGACCGCGGAGACGTTCGCGGACTTCGCACGCAGCCAAGGTCCCGGACTCCTTCCGCCGGAGGCCCTTGCGGGGGCCGTCGACCGGATCGCCGCGCTGCCCCTCGCGGGCGGCGGCCACCCCCCGACGCAGAGCGCCAACTGA
- a CDS encoding DUF5667 domain-containing protein: protein MIANVSAHRRANAFAQALQEQSEQGTAAEQSEGSAPAPAAAEPTEPARLLALASGLGALPKPELDPEVKVVQRAQLVAAFEAMLQEGTAGGGATQGAVPEQRSTRARGAHRASPLKKFRPRSRLAKGLTAGGLSVGVAASAFGGVAAASSDALPGDSLYGLKRGIEDVKLGLADGADERGRVYLDHASTRLSEARRLMERGRSGPLDHESLGEIRRALSGMRHDASEGHRLLSEAYARDPDSLEPIQALSAFSRSHRQAWGELREKLPVQLGDVSDQVSSVFDAIEEDVAPLRSLLPEPPSRSGGEGNRKGASESASSSSSATDRSARPSDSGRGHSDKGSADSGSPSHSAGSEKDGLLGGNTGGLLDPPQQDSDASTSPSAEGKPPIPQPDVTLPPLLPDLLPGLGVDSEDTD, encoded by the coding sequence GTGATCGCGAACGTATCGGCGCACCGGCGGGCGAACGCCTTCGCCCAGGCCCTTCAGGAGCAGTCCGAGCAGGGCACGGCGGCCGAGCAGTCCGAAGGATCGGCACCGGCCCCGGCCGCTGCGGAGCCGACCGAACCGGCACGCCTGCTGGCGCTCGCCTCCGGTCTCGGCGCGCTGCCCAAGCCGGAGCTCGACCCTGAGGTCAAGGTCGTCCAGCGGGCCCAGCTGGTGGCAGCGTTCGAGGCCATGCTCCAGGAGGGCACCGCGGGAGGCGGGGCGACGCAGGGCGCAGTCCCCGAGCAGCGCTCCACCCGGGCCCGTGGCGCGCACCGGGCGAGCCCCTTGAAGAAGTTCCGGCCCCGTTCCCGCCTCGCCAAGGGCCTCACCGCGGGCGGGCTCAGCGTGGGCGTGGCCGCGAGCGCCTTCGGCGGAGTCGCAGCCGCCAGCTCCGACGCCCTGCCCGGCGACTCGCTCTACGGCCTCAAGCGCGGCATCGAGGACGTCAAGCTCGGCCTCGCCGACGGCGCCGACGAGCGCGGCCGGGTCTATCTCGACCACGCCTCCACCCGGCTCAGTGAAGCCCGCCGCCTGATGGAGCGGGGCCGCAGCGGCCCGCTGGACCACGAGTCCCTGGGCGAGATCCGCCGCGCCCTGTCCGGCATGCGGCACGACGCGTCGGAAGGCCACCGGCTGCTGAGCGAGGCGTACGCGCGCGACCCGGACTCCCTTGAGCCCATCCAGGCCCTGTCCGCGTTCTCCCGCTCCCACCGCCAGGCCTGGGGCGAACTGCGCGAGAAGCTCCCCGTCCAGCTCGGGGACGTCAGCGACCAGGTGTCGTCGGTGTTCGACGCCATAGAGGAGGACGTGGCCCCGCTGCGGTCCCTGCTGCCTGAGCCCCCGTCCCGGAGCGGCGGCGAAGGCAACCGGAAGGGCGCCTCCGAATCGGCCTCCAGCAGCTCCTCGGCCACCGACCGGTCGGCCCGGCCCAGCGACAGCGGCCGCGGCCACTCCGACAAGGGCAGCGCCGACAGCGGCAGCCCCAGCCACTCGGCCGGCAGTGAAAAGGACGGCCTGCTCGGCGGCAACACCGGCGGCCTGCTCGACCCGCCGCAGCAGGACAGCGACGCGAGCACCTCGCCGTCGGCTGAAGGCAAGCCGCCCATCCCCCAGCCGGACGTGACGCTCCCGCCGCTCCTGCCCGACCTGCTGCCCGGGCTGGGCGTCGACAGCGAGGACACCGACTAG
- a CDS encoding 30S ribosomal protein bS22: MGSVIKKRRKRMAKKKHRKLLKRTRVQRRNKK; the protein is encoded by the coding sequence GTGGGCTCTGTTATCAAGAAGCGGCGCAAGCGGATGGCCAAGAAGAAGCACCGCAAGCTGCTCAAGCGCACGCGCGTCCAGCGTCGCAACAAGAAGTAA
- the hemC gene encoding hydroxymethylbilane synthase, whose product MNDKALRLGTRRSRLAMAQSGQVAEAVSRVTGRPVELVEITTYGDVSREALAQIGGTGVFVTALRDALLKGEVDFAVHSLKDLPTTQPDELVVAAVPAREDPRDVIVARDALKLTDLPSGARIGTGSPRRMAQLNAYARSHGLDIATVPIRGNVDTRIGYVRSGELDAVVLAAAGLNRIGRGDEVTDFLSVDTVLPAPGQGALAIECTAGNADLVAALAELDDPFTRIAVTAERSLLAALEAGCSAPVGALADLLADGQIVKEMRLRGVVGTTDGTRMVQLSTTGPVPETHDRATALGRELAAEMLAQGAAGLMGERAH is encoded by the coding sequence ATGAACGACAAGGCGCTGAGGCTCGGCACCCGGCGGAGCAGGCTCGCCATGGCCCAGTCCGGGCAGGTGGCCGAGGCCGTGAGCCGGGTGACCGGGCGGCCCGTCGAGCTCGTCGAGATCACCACGTACGGCGATGTCTCGCGTGAGGCGCTCGCCCAGATCGGCGGCACGGGTGTGTTCGTGACCGCCCTGCGCGACGCGCTGCTCAAGGGCGAGGTCGACTTCGCGGTGCACTCGCTGAAGGACCTGCCGACCACGCAGCCCGACGAGCTGGTGGTGGCCGCCGTACCCGCGCGGGAGGATCCGCGGGACGTGATCGTCGCCCGGGACGCGCTGAAGCTCACCGACCTGCCGAGCGGGGCCCGCATCGGTACCGGCTCGCCGCGCCGCATGGCCCAGCTCAACGCGTACGCGCGCAGCCACGGCCTGGACATAGCGACGGTCCCGATCCGCGGCAACGTCGACACCCGGATCGGATACGTACGCTCCGGTGAGCTCGACGCCGTCGTGCTGGCCGCCGCCGGACTGAACCGGATCGGCCGGGGTGACGAAGTGACCGACTTCCTGTCGGTCGACACGGTTTTGCCCGCCCCCGGCCAGGGGGCACTGGCGATCGAGTGCACCGCGGGCAACGCGGACCTCGTCGCCGCGCTCGCCGAACTCGACGACCCGTTCACGCGGATCGCCGTGACGGCCGAGCGCTCACTGCTCGCCGCCCTGGAGGCCGGTTGCAGCGCCCCTGTGGGCGCGCTGGCCGACCTGTTGGCCGACGGGCAGATTGTCAAGGAAATGCGCCTGCGCGGCGTCGTCGGCACGACCGACGGCACGCGCATGGTGCAGCTGTCCACCACCGGTCCCGTGCCCGAGACGCACGACCGGGCAACGGCGCTCGGTCGCGAACTCGCGGCCGAGATGCTCGCCCAGGGCGCGGCCGGTCTGATGGGGGAGCGAGCACATTGA
- a CDS encoding glutamyl-tRNA reductase, whose product MSLLVVGLSHRSAPVSVLERASLNADAQVKLLQDTVAAEPAAEAAVLATCNRIELYADVDKFHAGVAELSTLLAQHSGVGLEELTPYLYVHYEDRAVHHLFSVACGLDSMVVGEGQILGQIKDSLARAQELHSAGRLLNDLFQQALRVGKRAHSETGIDRAGQSLVTFGLEQLAAGGDVETWARGKKALVIGAGSMSSLAAATLARAGVAEVVIANRTFDRAERLARILTEGDDTDVLARAVPMESVPVELTRADVAVSCTGATGLVLTAESVAAAVDGRTAAPSAVSDGDGPPAPGGEPGRATATGAQRGNLPATGLGGEDGCPLDLPAVQGTAGFSVLGEAAVAGMAAADLEQHAAWVDNGTVGGAQRAARPGTAGPLDPAPDADAIAALAATVAAVGRIPERRRPEPVDEPPRPEPVLFLLDLAMPRDIDAAAHRLTGVRLVDIESLAEASAGAPMAADVDQVRRIVSDEVAAFGAALRAAHITPTVVALRTMAADVVASEIARLDGRLPGLDDKHRAEITQTVRRVVDKLLHAPTVRVKQLAAEPGGAGYADALRTLFDLDPEAVAAVSRAEDSTEKDRGPA is encoded by the coding sequence ATGAGCCTCCTCGTCGTCGGACTCAGTCACCGCAGCGCCCCGGTCAGCGTCCTGGAGCGGGCCTCGCTCAACGCGGACGCGCAGGTCAAGCTGCTCCAGGACACGGTCGCCGCCGAACCGGCCGCCGAGGCCGCGGTGCTCGCCACCTGCAACCGCATCGAGCTCTACGCCGACGTGGACAAGTTCCACGCCGGTGTCGCCGAGCTGTCCACGCTGCTCGCCCAGCACAGCGGGGTCGGCCTGGAGGAGCTCACTCCCTATCTCTACGTGCACTACGAGGACCGGGCCGTCCACCACCTGTTCTCGGTGGCCTGCGGGCTGGACTCGATGGTCGTCGGCGAGGGGCAGATCCTCGGCCAGATCAAGGACTCCCTGGCCCGGGCGCAGGAGCTGCACTCCGCGGGCCGGCTGCTGAACGACCTGTTCCAGCAGGCCCTGAGGGTCGGCAAGCGCGCCCACTCCGAGACCGGCATCGACCGCGCCGGCCAGTCCCTGGTCACCTTCGGCCTGGAGCAGCTGGCCGCGGGCGGCGATGTGGAGACCTGGGCCCGGGGCAAGAAGGCCCTGGTCATCGGCGCCGGGTCGATGTCCTCGCTGGCCGCGGCGACGCTCGCGCGGGCCGGGGTCGCCGAGGTCGTGATCGCCAACCGCACCTTCGACCGCGCCGAGCGCCTCGCCCGGATCCTGACCGAGGGCGACGACACGGACGTGCTGGCCCGCGCGGTCCCGATGGAGTCGGTGCCGGTCGAGCTGACACGTGCCGATGTCGCCGTCTCCTGCACCGGCGCGACGGGCCTGGTCCTGACGGCCGAGTCGGTCGCCGCCGCGGTGGACGGCCGTACGGCAGCCCCGTCGGCCGTGTCCGACGGTGACGGGCCGCCCGCTCCGGGCGGCGAACCGGGCCGGGCGACGGCCACGGGAGCGCAGCGGGGCAACCTGCCGGCCACCGGACTCGGCGGCGAGGACGGCTGTCCGCTGGACCTGCCCGCGGTGCAGGGCACCGCCGGATTCTCCGTGCTGGGCGAGGCGGCCGTGGCCGGTATGGCCGCCGCCGACCTGGAGCAGCACGCGGCGTGGGTGGACAACGGCACGGTGGGCGGCGCCCAGCGCGCGGCCCGGCCGGGGACGGCCGGCCCGCTCGACCCCGCCCCGGACGCCGACGCCATCGCCGCGCTCGCCGCGACCGTGGCCGCCGTCGGCCGGATCCCCGAGCGGCGCAGGCCCGAGCCGGTCGACGAGCCGCCGCGGCCCGAGCCCGTGCTCTTCCTGCTCGACCTGGCGATGCCGCGCGACATAGACGCGGCCGCGCACCGGCTGACCGGGGTGCGGCTGGTGGACATCGAGTCGCTGGCGGAAGCCTCCGCGGGCGCTCCGATGGCTGCCGATGTGGACCAGGTCCGGCGTATCGTCTCCGACGAGGTCGCGGCCTTCGGGGCGGCACTGCGGGCCGCGCACATCACGCCGACCGTGGTCGCCCTGCGCACCATGGCCGCCGATGTCGTGGCCAGCGAGATCGCCCGCCTGGACGGACGGCTGCCCGGCCTCGACGACAAGCACCGCGCGGAGATCACCCAGACCGTGCGGCGCGTGGTGGACAAGCTGCTGCACGCGCCGACGGTACGGGTCAAGCAACTCGCGGCCGAACCCGGCGGCGCCGGGTACGCCGACGCGCTGCGGACCCTGTTCGACCTCGACCCGGAGGCGGTTGCCGCCGTCTCCCGGGCCGAGGACAGCACAGAGAAAGACCGAGGGCCGGCATGA
- a CDS encoding lysophospholipid acyltransferase family protein has translation MADAKVIPFDDDRSRGGAVQRPQRRRSAGNRRPGTESGPVREVQPLPTRAVPQDDVPVTSEEQPPEGSQGGEGALERRIAGGLAFLRRRLTGDYEVDDFGYDEELTDQVLMSLLRPLYEKYFRVEVKGIENIPSEGGALIVANHSGTLPMDGLMMQVAVHDNHPAGRHLRLLAADLVFMLPVVNELARKLGHTLACAEDASRLLEQGELVGVMPEGFKGLGKPFADRYKLQRFGRGGFVSTALRAGTPIVPCSIVGAEEIYPMIGNAKTVARLLGFPYFPITPTFPWLGPLGAVPLPTKWTIQFGEPIPTDGYPPEAAEDPMLMFNLTDQVREQIQHTLYKLLVQRRSVFF, from the coding sequence ATGGCGGATGCCAAGGTCATTCCGTTCGACGACGACCGGTCCCGCGGGGGCGCCGTGCAGCGTCCGCAGCGACGCCGGAGCGCGGGGAACCGGCGCCCGGGCACGGAGTCCGGGCCGGTCCGTGAGGTGCAGCCCCTGCCCACCAGGGCTGTTCCGCAGGATGATGTCCCTGTGACGTCTGAGGAACAACCGCCGGAGGGTTCCCAGGGCGGCGAGGGTGCCCTGGAGCGGCGTATCGCGGGCGGCCTGGCCTTCCTGCGCCGCCGCCTCACCGGGGACTACGAGGTCGACGACTTCGGCTACGACGAGGAGCTCACCGACCAGGTCCTGATGTCCCTGCTGCGCCCGCTGTACGAGAAGTACTTCCGGGTCGAGGTGAAGGGCATCGAGAACATCCCGTCCGAGGGCGGCGCCCTGATCGTCGCCAACCACTCCGGGACGCTGCCGATGGACGGCCTGATGATGCAGGTCGCCGTGCACGACAACCACCCGGCGGGTCGGCATCTGCGGCTGCTCGCCGCCGACCTGGTGTTCATGCTGCCGGTGGTCAACGAGCTGGCCCGCAAGCTCGGTCACACCCTGGCCTGCGCCGAGGACGCGTCCCGGCTGCTGGAGCAGGGCGAGCTGGTCGGGGTGATGCCGGAGGGCTTCAAGGGTCTCGGGAAGCCCTTCGCGGACCGCTACAAGCTCCAGCGCTTCGGCCGCGGCGGCTTCGTCTCGACGGCGCTGCGCGCCGGGACGCCGATCGTGCCCTGCTCGATCGTGGGGGCCGAGGAGATCTACCCGATGATCGGCAACGCCAAGACGGTCGCGCGGCTGCTGGGTTTCCCGTACTTCCCGATCACGCCGACGTTCCCCTGGCTCGGGCCGCTCGGGGCGGTTCCGCTGCCGACCAAGTGGACGATCCAGTTCGGCGAGCCGATCCCCACGGACGGCTATCCGCCGGAGGCCGCCGAGGACCCGATGCTGATGTTCAACCTGACCGACCAGGTCAGGGAGCAGATCCAGCACACGCTGTACAAGCTGCTGGTGCAGCGCCGGTCGGTCTTCTTCTGA
- a CDS encoding uroporphyrinogen-III synthase, with the protein MSPTTLSAGPEHGHVTFLGAGPGDPGLLTLRAVEALANADVLVAEHEVLDVVRQHARQGVSEVHTDSDPSQDPAPGTGTPQLTVVDGTSTAAAAPAVRDAAHLVMEAARGGRRVVRAVSGDPGLDTYAAEEMLACAAAGVPFEVVPGIASAVGVPAYAGVPLRDAQGADVRFVDARTASDRCWTEVGASDGTVVVSTTLDSVAAAAGELVSAGRKPDTPMTVTVAGTTTRQRTWTATLGTIAQTLKQAKVLPSPEGGRPVIAVVGERSAAAQRDQLAWFESKPLFGWKVLVPRTKEQAASLSDQLRSYGAVPHEVPTIAVEPPRTPQQMERAVKGLVTGRYEWIAFTSVNAVKAVREKFEEYGLDARAFAGIKVAAVGEQTAKALIAFGVKPDLVPSGEQSAAGLLEDWPPYDPVFDPIDRVFLPRADIATETLVAGLIELGWEVDDVTAYRTVRASPPPAETREAIKGGGFDAVLFTSSSTVRNLVGIAGKPHNVTVIACIGPATAKTAEEHGLRVDVMAPEPSVHKLAEALADFGAKRRAAAVEAGDPVTRPSERRPGARRRRSTT; encoded by the coding sequence TTGAGCCCCACCACCCTTTCCGCCGGTCCTGAACACGGGCACGTCACCTTCCTGGGTGCCGGACCCGGAGATCCGGGACTGCTGACTCTGCGCGCCGTCGAGGCGCTGGCGAACGCGGACGTCCTCGTCGCCGAGCACGAGGTGCTCGACGTCGTACGCCAGCACGCCAGGCAGGGCGTCTCCGAAGTGCACACGGACTCGGATCCTTCCCAGGATCCGGCTCCGGGCACAGGAACGCCCCAGCTGACGGTCGTTGACGGTACGTCAACCGCCGCAGCCGCCCCCGCGGTGCGGGATGCCGCACATCTTGTCATGGAGGCCGCGCGGGGCGGCAGGCGGGTCGTGCGTGCGGTGTCCGGAGACCCGGGCCTCGACACGTACGCCGCCGAGGAGATGCTGGCGTGCGCCGCCGCCGGGGTGCCCTTCGAGGTGGTCCCCGGTATCGCGAGCGCCGTCGGTGTGCCCGCGTACGCCGGTGTGCCGCTGCGGGACGCGCAGGGCGCGGACGTGCGGTTCGTCGACGCGCGCACGGCCTCGGACCGGTGCTGGACGGAGGTGGGGGCGTCGGACGGCACGGTCGTCGTGTCCACCACGCTGGACTCCGTCGCGGCGGCGGCCGGCGAGCTCGTCTCCGCGGGTCGCAAGCCGGACACCCCGATGACGGTCACCGTCGCCGGTACGACCACCCGGCAGCGCACCTGGACCGCCACGCTCGGCACGATCGCGCAGACGCTGAAGCAGGCCAAGGTGCTGCCCTCGCCCGAGGGCGGCCGGCCGGTGATAGCCGTGGTCGGTGAGCGTTCCGCCGCCGCCCAGCGCGACCAGCTCGCGTGGTTCGAGTCCAAGCCGCTGTTCGGCTGGAAGGTGCTCGTACCGCGCACGAAGGAGCAGGCGGCGTCGCTCTCCGACCAGCTGCGGTCGTACGGGGCCGTGCCGCACGAGGTGCCGACCATCGCCGTCGAGCCGCCGCGCACGCCCCAGCAGATGGAGCGGGCGGTCAAGGGGCTCGTGACCGGCCGCTACGAGTGGATCGCCTTCACCTCGGTGAACGCGGTCAAGGCCGTGCGGGAGAAGTTCGAGGAGTACGGGCTCGACGCGCGTGCCTTCGCGGGCATCAAGGTCGCGGCCGTGGGCGAGCAGACGGCCAAGGCGCTGATCGCCTTCGGCGTGAAGCCGGACCTGGTGCCGAGCGGCGAGCAGTCGGCCGCCGGGCTGCTGGAGGACTGGCCGCCCTACGACCCGGTCTTCGACCCGATCGACCGGGTGTTCCTGCCGCGTGCCGACATCGCCACGGAGACGCTGGTCGCCGGGCTGATCGAGCTGGGCTGGGAAGTCGACGACGTCACGGCCTACCGGACCGTGCGGGCCTCGCCGCCGCCCGCGGAGACGCGCGAGGCGATCAAGGGTGGTGGCTTCGACGCCGTGCTGTTCACGTCGTCGTCGACCGTGCGGAACCTGGTCGGTATCGCCGGCAAGCCGCACAACGTGACCGTGATCGCGTGTATCGGCCCCGCTACCGCCAAGACGGCAGAGGAGCACGGGCTGCGGGTGGACGTGATGGCTCCCGAGCCGTCCGTGCACAAGCTGGCGGAGGCGCTGGCCGACTTCGGCGCGAAGCGCAGAGCCGCCGCTGTGGAGGCCGGGGATCCGGTGACGCGGCCGAGTGAGCGGCGTCCTGGGGCTCGGCGGCGGCGTTCGACGACGTGA